CATGGTTACCGCCCCTGCTTTGCGTCTTCGAGAGGAAAGAGCCTGAGATAGATGAGAATGACCGTCGCCAGCAGCAGAAACGAGATCGTCGCAACGGCCGCACCGGCGCCGAGATTGAATTCCAGAAACGCCTTCCGGTAGGCCAAAGTTGGAAGCGTATCGGTCTGGTTCAATGGACCGCCCTTGGTCAGCAGCCAGATCACGTCAAACTTGTTGAACATCCAGATGCCGCGAAGCAGCACGACCACGACCAGAACCGAACGAAGGCCGGGGACGGTGATGTGCCAGAATTGGGTCCAGGGACGCGCACCATCAACGCGCGCCGCTTCATAAAGCTGCGATGGAATGTTCTGAAGACCAGCAAGGACACAGGTCACGACGAAAGGCGTCCACAACCACACGCTGACCAGGACAATCAGCCCTTTAGCTGCATAGGCATGGGAACTCCAGTCGATCATGCCGACGCCGATAGAGTTCAGCCAGCTCTTTATCAGGCCATAGTTGGGGTCGAGCATCCACTGAGCCACCAGGCATGCGACGACCGTCGGCAGGAAATAGGGCAGAATAGCCAGCGCCCGGGCAATCGTTTGGCCGGCGAACTTCTGGTGCAGCACCATTGCGATCGCAATGCCGAGGATCACCTGGAGTGAAATTGCCGAAAGGGCAATGACAAGGCCGTTGGTGAGCGATTTCCAGAAAAGCGGCGACTTCAGGGTTATGAGATAGTTGTTCAGTCCCACCCAATGCGGCTTCGCGATGAACGAGTCTGCCGAATAGAAGGAGAGATTGATCGAATAGAGGAGCGGCCCACCTATGATGATGCCTAGGATCAGCACGCTGCCGACAAATAGGGCAATGATCCGTTTGTCTTGTTTCATACCGCCTGCCTTAGATTGAGCTGAGGCGTTGCTGCCAACGCCTCAGCGAGAATGAGATTTGGCAATCAACCCAAAGAGCGAATTCGTTCCGCTGCCGCCTTGACGCAGTCAGCAGAAGAAGCGCCATTGAGCACCCGATTCTGAAGCATCTCAGGCATGATGTTGGCGTTGAAAATCTTACACGGCCTTATGTCGATAGACGGCCCCGTCGTATCGACGGCGATTAGCTGCATGTCCTTGTCTTCAATGTAGGACTTCATCTTCATCATCGTGTTCCAATGCTTCTTGATCATCGGATGGCTGTTCCAACGCGGGTCCTCGTAGATGTCCAGCCGGGCCGGCTGGAAATTCATCCAGGCCGAGTGGAGCCATTCGATGTAAAAGTCATCGATGAACCACTTGAGGAACTTCAGCGCCTCTTCGCTCTGTGGAGACTTGAAGACGACGAACCCGTCGAACGCATAGGACAGCGCCTTCTTCCCGGAGTTTCCGGGAGACGGGAAGATGTCGTACTTGTCGGCCAGTTCGGGATTCGTCGCCTCAATCGTTTCGACGAGACGGCCTGAATAGTTGGTGTGCGCAGCCTTGCCAGTGACGAAGAGGCTCATCAACTCGGCATAGCTGACCGTCGCCATGCCGGGTGGCATCGTCTTGTAGGCTTCCGCATAGAAATCAAGGAAGC
The genomic region above belongs to Xanthobacter dioxanivorans and contains:
- a CDS encoding carbohydrate ABC transporter permease, with the translated sequence MKQDKRIIALFVGSVLILGIIIGGPLLYSINLSFYSADSFIAKPHWVGLNNYLITLKSPLFWKSLTNGLVIALSAISLQVILGIAIAMVLHQKFAGQTIARALAILPYFLPTVVACLVAQWMLDPNYGLIKSWLNSIGVGMIDWSSHAYAAKGLIVLVSVWLWTPFVVTCVLAGLQNIPSQLYEAARVDGARPWTQFWHITVPGLRSVLVVVVLLRGIWMFNKFDVIWLLTKGGPLNQTDTLPTLAYRKAFLEFNLGAGAAVATISFLLLATVILIYLRLFPLEDAKQGR